The following proteins come from a genomic window of Trifolium pratense cultivar HEN17-A07 linkage group LG4, ARS_RC_1.1, whole genome shotgun sequence:
- the LOC123923022 gene encoding uncharacterized protein LOC123923022 — protein MYMRKKNIVLGTTITSTLYEKYMTVADNNVYGFEPFDFNLSYYCTQEFANWWRLESGFTQPQINKIEQQVKPAVTKKQLPEAVEKVEEPSKERKRSTTTTETGPSKKPKPSVVIESEEEEEEAEVANLGVPSVSNELKEPTPQAETQKDTILSDASPDPPINMPQQDAPQEENISNKTSGDTFKDSEATISEKIVQEPSQDQPKHPDSNETQDKTSPFQEWGKSATVEVEASHTSSEEEDFDSEAMKEAEAGGSELLPETSTSKLSASIGLPEEDSEINSSVRQDSLISKLYSDFINGDILASMEEHPSNAFKHKSFLNRLHNPHTDVETLGKVIKLESILDQFAITVQNLRHNSQKLAGQQAAYDALFEKAMAAQSKVEQMKAQAQQPGLGIQECNSNIAKWEAEIQSFRAEIADREQKILEEKNKRSKIEEAVAATTQESIRDAAKEGISHFSAADVIKEEIKSLEDAIKIQSVEVGLIKDHYADFKSKCLP, from the exons ATGTATATGAGAAAGAAGAACATTGTTTTAGGGACCACCATCACTTCCACTCTTTACGAGAAATATATGACAGTTGCTGATAACAATGTTTATGGCTTCGAGCCATTTGATTTCAATCTCTCCTATTACTGCACTCAAGAGTTTGCCAACTGGTGGAG GCTGGAAAGTGGATTCACTCAGCCTCAAATCAATAAAATCGAACAACAAGTCAAGCCTGCAG TCACAAAGAAACAATTACCAGAGGCTGTAGAGAAAGTTGAAGAGCCTTCTAAG GAACGCAAAAGATCAACCACCACCACTGAAACTGGCCCATCAAAGAAGCCAAAACCTAGTGTCGTAATTGAAAGTGAAGAAGAAGAG GAAGAAGCAGAAGTAG CCAATCTTGGTGTTCCATCTGTTTCGAATGAATTGAAAGAACCTACCCCTCAAGCAGAGACTCAAAAAGATACCATTTTATCTGATGCCTCTCCTGATCCACCAATTAATATGCCCCAGCAAGATGCTCCTCAAGAG GAAAATATATCGAACAAGACAAGTGGTGACACTTTTAAGGATAGTGAAGCCACTATTTCTGAGAAGATTGTACAAGAACCAAGCCAAGACCAACCAAAGCACCCTGATTCAAACGAGACCCAAGACAAAACTTCTCCCTTCCAGGAATGGGGCAAATCTGCAACAGTCGAAGTCGAAGCTTCCCATACCTCCTCAGAAGAAGAAGACTTTGATTCTGAAGCTATGAAGGAAGCTGAAGCTGGAGGATCGGAGTTATTGCCTGAAACTTCGACATCGAAGTTATCAGCCAGTATTGGGCTTCCTGAAGAAG ATTCAGAAATTAATTCCTCTGTTCGACAAGATTCTCTCATATCGAAGCTGTATTCAGATTTTATCAATGGAGACATCTTGGCATCAATGGAAGAACACCCTTCCAATGCTTTTAAACATAAATCTTTCTTGAACAGGTTGCATAACCCACACACTGATGTTGAAACCTTGGGGAAGGTTATCAAGCTCGAATCTATCTTGGACCAGTTTGCCATCACTGTGCAAAACCTAAGGCATAATTCTCAAAAACTTGCTGGTCAGCAAGCTGCTTATGACGCTCTATTCGAGAAGGCTATGGCTGCCCAGTCGAAGGTTGAACAAATGAAGGCGCAGGCTCAACAACCAGGTCTTGGGATTCAAGAATGCAACAGCAACATTGCAAAGTGGGAAGCAGAAATACAATCTTTTCGAGCTGAAATTGCTGATCGAGAACAGAAGATCCTTGAGGAAAAGAACAAACGCTCGAAGATTGAAGAAGCTGTTGCTGCTACCACTCAGGAGTCCATTCGAGATGCTGCAAAAGAGGGTATTTCCCATTTTAGTGCTGCTGATGTGATCAAAGAGGAGATCAAATCTCTCGAAGACGCTATCAAGATCCAAAGCGTAGAGGTTGGTCTCATCAAAGACCATTATGCAGATTTCAAATCCAAGTGCTTGCCTTAG